The window TTGGGAATTTTTAAGAAGTGAGCCAATAAACCTGACCATAGGCTTTAGGCTTTATTTCAACGAATTTAAGCCAAATTCACGGTATTTGGCAACAAGGTGTGTTAAAATGTTGCCATCCATAACCCAGACCTGGCAGGTTTTTAAAACCTGTCAGGTCTTGAGCGCGAGGCGCAACATGAGCAAAACCATAGATACCGAAGAGCTTATCCGGCTGTATACCCAACCCGGCAATGGCTACAGCGACCAGGAATTGGCCGACCGGCTGGGGGTAGGCCGGGACGCCGTTTTTAGACGCAGGCAGAAACTGGAACAAGATTACCCCTTTATCCAAACCGGCTACGGGCGTTATAAGATAGACCGGGAGAAGTTTATTTCTCATGTGGGGGTCAATCAATACGAAGCCCTGGTTCTTTATTTAGCCACCCGCCGTTTGAGCCGCAATACCCGCCTGGCCAAACGGCACGTGCAAAACGCCCTGGAAAAACTGGCCCTGGCCCTGTATAAACCGATGACCGAACGGCTGGTGAAAGCGGCCGCCGCCGTGCCCGACCATCCCGATGCGGCCCGGCGGCAGGCCATCTTGGAGGAATTGGTGAGGGGTTGGGCCGAACAACTCAAGGTGCATATCCGCTACCGGGGCTTGACCAGCGATAAAGCCACCAACCATACTATCAGCCCCTATTTGATTGAACCTTCACCCTGGAGCGACAGCGTGTACGTGGTGGCCAAAACCAACGTGTGGGATGGGATGACGCCCTTTCAGTTGGAAAGAATTAAAAA is drawn from Anaerolineae bacterium and contains these coding sequences:
- a CDS encoding WYL domain-containing protein — protein: MSKTIDTEELIRLYTQPGNGYSDQELADRLGVGRDAVFRRRQKLEQDYPFIQTGYGRYKIDREKFISHVGVNQYEALVLYLATRRLSRNTRLAKRHVQNALEKLALALYKPMTERLVKAAAAVPDHPDAARRQAILEELVRGWAEQLKVHIRYRGLTSDKATNHTISPYLIEPSPWSDSVYVVAKTNVWDGMTPFQLERIKKATLSTEPFEIERDFAEETLFKYAWGIWSSDKEPSPVKLRFTGREAMRRVQESVWHPEQKLEPQPDGSLVWSAPIAEWKEMLPWIRGWGSDVEVLEPVELREMMMGEARRLAELYGWRAAKVSAKGPETSSLSQTFSDFFGD